One Streptomyces sp. RPA4-2 genomic window carries:
- a CDS encoding SEC-C domain-containing protein → MRPDTPAENVDHTAEAARLERTAGLYPEDAEHLLLQAAAHLELAGDRPGASALYDRLLSSSTPLERPHLVRALKASNLWEYGHEAEARAIIDGVRAASPRDPAPWVIVAEALESHDELEAAQETFTEGATLLLTDVTDPPYATRPILFGRHRVRRMLGVAHDDWDALADTLHSSPVSLDELHDPKRVWSLGSENPAELQAEISRLRAELGAHREALSRPFPVAVLHWPADELAELLAAYPSLATEYPSHEEHLATIEASLRELSASGTPNLGIVTGTVPSYEAFSASEASSPSDTTLLPQYATTLAARGRATSWPPQRGVVCWCGSGRGYGECHGTPGA, encoded by the coding sequence ATGCGCCCCGACACGCCTGCCGAGAACGTCGACCACACCGCCGAAGCCGCACGCCTGGAGCGGACCGCCGGCCTCTACCCCGAGGACGCCGAACACCTGCTCCTGCAGGCCGCGGCCCACCTCGAACTGGCCGGCGACCGCCCCGGCGCCAGCGCACTCTACGACCGCCTCCTGTCGTCCTCGACGCCCCTGGAGCGCCCCCACCTGGTCCGCGCCCTGAAGGCGTCGAACCTGTGGGAGTACGGCCACGAGGCGGAAGCGCGCGCGATCATCGACGGAGTACGCGCCGCGTCCCCGCGCGACCCCGCGCCCTGGGTGATCGTGGCGGAGGCACTGGAGTCGCACGACGAGCTGGAGGCGGCGCAGGAGACGTTCACGGAGGGCGCGACGCTGCTCCTGACGGACGTGACGGACCCCCCGTACGCCACCCGCCCCATCCTCTTCGGCCGCCACCGCGTCCGCCGCATGCTGGGCGTCGCCCACGACGACTGGGACGCCCTCGCCGACACCCTCCACTCGTCCCCCGTCTCCCTCGACGAACTCCACGACCCCAAGCGGGTGTGGTCACTCGGCTCGGAGAACCCCGCGGAGCTCCAGGCGGAGATCAGCCGCCTCCGCGCCGAACTGGGCGCCCACCGGGAGGCCCTCTCCCGCCCGTTCCCGGTCGCGGTCCTGCACTGGCCCGCCGACGAACTGGCGGAACTCCTGGCCGCGTATCCCTCCCTCGCCACGGAGTACCCGTCCCACGAGGAACACCTGGCGACGATAGAGGCGTCCCTGCGCGAACTGTCCGCCTCCGGCACCCCCAACCTGGGCATCGTCACCGGCACGGTCCCGTCCTACGAGGCCTTCTCCGCCTCGGAGGCGTCGTCCCCGTCCGACACGACGCTGCTCCCCCAGTACGCGACGACCCTGGCGGCCCGAGGCCGCGCAACGTCCTGGCCGCCTCAGCGGGGGGTTGTCTGCTGGTGCGGGTCGGGGCGGGGGTATGGGGAGTGTCACGGCACCCCGGGCGCTTGA
- a CDS encoding glycoside hydrolase yields MIRRRTLLAAAGGTVLGGALATGTARADATIAVNPGTTYGKWDGWGTSLAWWANVFGARDDFADLFFTTRSVTYNGTALPGLGLNIARYNLGACSANSVGGESMAASPDIPGYKQIEGYWQDWNNEDPTSSAWKWTADATQRAALTKATARGAASELFANSPMWWMCLNHNPSGASGGGNNLQSWNYRQHASHLAAVALYAKNNWGVNFSTVEAFNEPSSNWWTATGTQEGCHVDASVQSAVLPHLRDELDRRGLTGTRISASDETNYDVARTTWNSFGSTTRALVDRVNVHGYQGSGGRRDLLYTDAVTTGGKALWNSEYGDGDGTGLSLASNLLLDFRWLHPTAWVYWQVMDPTAGWGMIKYDESTLTAGAVETKLYVMAQFSRHIRPGMTIVDTGVDYAVAAYDATAKRLVIVAANKSTSAQTLTFDLSRFTTVTGSTGGLVPRWNTLTAGGGDLYTAHSDTRLNGKSLSVPFAAGAVQTLQVEGVVA; encoded by the coding sequence GTGATCCGACGCAGAACACTGCTGGCCGCAGCCGGCGGTACGGTCCTCGGTGGCGCCCTGGCGACAGGAACCGCGCGCGCCGACGCGACCATCGCCGTGAACCCCGGCACCACGTACGGGAAATGGGACGGCTGGGGCACCTCGCTCGCGTGGTGGGCCAATGTGTTCGGGGCCCGGGACGACTTTGCGGACCTCTTCTTCACCACCAGGTCCGTCACCTACAACGGCACCGCGCTGCCCGGCCTCGGTCTGAACATCGCCCGCTACAACCTCGGTGCCTGCAGCGCGAACAGCGTGGGCGGCGAGAGCATGGCCGCCTCGCCCGACATCCCCGGGTACAAGCAGATCGAGGGCTACTGGCAGGACTGGAACAACGAGGACCCCACCTCGTCGGCCTGGAAGTGGACGGCGGACGCCACCCAGCGCGCCGCCCTCACGAAGGCGACCGCGCGCGGCGCGGCGAGCGAGCTGTTCGCCAACTCCCCGATGTGGTGGATGTGCCTGAACCACAACCCGTCGGGCGCGTCCGGCGGCGGCAACAACCTCCAGTCCTGGAACTACCGCCAGCACGCCTCCCACCTGGCCGCGGTGGCCCTGTACGCCAAGAACAACTGGGGCGTGAACTTCTCGACGGTGGAGGCCTTCAACGAGCCGTCCTCCAACTGGTGGACGGCCACCGGCACCCAGGAGGGCTGCCACGTGGACGCCTCCGTCCAGTCCGCCGTCCTGCCCCACCTGCGCGACGAACTCGACCGGCGTGGCCTCACGGGCACCAGGATCTCGGCGTCCGACGAGACGAACTACGACGTGGCGCGTACGACCTGGAACTCCTTCGGATCGACGACGAGGGCGCTGGTCGACCGGGTCAACGTGCACGGCTACCAGGGGTCGGGCGGCCGCCGTGACCTCCTCTACACGGACGCCGTGACCACCGGCGGCAAGGCCCTGTGGAACTCCGAGTACGGCGACGGCGACGGCACCGGCCTCAGCCTGGCGAGCAACCTCCTCCTGGACTTCCGCTGGCTGCACCCGACCGCCTGGGTCTACTGGCAGGTCATGGACCCGACAGCGGGCTGGGGCATGATCAAGTACGACGAGAGCACCCTGACGGCCGGCGCGGTCGAGACGAAGCTCTATGTGATGGCCCAGTTCAGCCGCCACATCCGCCCCGGAATGACGATCGTCGACACGGGCGTGGACTACGCGGTGGCGGCGTACGACGCGACAGCGAAGCGCCTGGTGATCGTCGCGGCGAACAAGTCCACGTCCGCCCAGACCCTGACCTTCGACCTCTCCCGCTTCACCACCGTGACCGGCTCCACCGGCGGCCTGGTCCCCCGCTGGAACACCCTCACCGCCGGTGGAGGTGACCTCTACACCGCGCACTCGGACACGCGTCTGAACGGGAAGTCACTGAGCGTGCCGTTCGCGGCGGGGGCGGTCCAGACGCTGCAGGTCGAGGGCGTGGTGGCCTGA
- a CDS encoding ATP-binding protein: MPPYQPSSDWQFDVPTSGSKRLPPAARSFESLTHQGYGFEAAVADLIDNSIDAGAHNVVVSFLRDTGEHGGRDRLVGLLVIDDGHGMDEASLDTAMTVGGREKYAAGSLGHFGAGLKAASLSHADALTVISRTKRSPSAGRRWLTTRAQADFTCDIVDAAYCQSLVDRYDGIIDWHGTIVRWDEVRAFETITTGQTDRYLNDAIERLETHLGLFLHRFLARDGFHIDIVVEDVHTREELDHRSVEHIDPFGYRVPGRPGYPRTYVAPVEGAGDVALTAHIWPPKSPLVAYRGIGPLAERQGFYLYRNDRLVQAGGWNDTRSPEGHLALARIAVDLPPEPNDVFSLTVKKDGVQVTPAFARGLERAVTPTTGHTFTEYIREAETTYREAAKRRTEVKRTAVIPPGKGIDPKLKRTLRDELPQLEGDDPITFTWARLDVPPGADSAELLFTIDHKERLVVLNKDYRHVFNCGRRGGSNDAPVLKSLLYLMLNEIFQKERVWANQTDKVALWNSVLVTAVRAELARTDG; the protein is encoded by the coding sequence ATGCCGCCCTACCAGCCGTCTTCGGACTGGCAGTTCGACGTACCCACCAGCGGAAGCAAGCGGCTCCCCCCGGCTGCCAGGTCGTTCGAATCGCTCACGCACCAGGGCTACGGCTTCGAGGCGGCCGTCGCCGACCTGATCGACAACTCGATCGACGCGGGAGCCCACAACGTCGTCGTGAGCTTCCTGCGCGACACAGGTGAACACGGCGGACGGGATCGCCTCGTGGGCCTGCTCGTCATCGACGACGGCCATGGCATGGACGAGGCGAGCCTGGACACGGCGATGACCGTCGGCGGGCGCGAGAAGTACGCAGCCGGGTCCCTCGGGCACTTCGGTGCCGGACTGAAGGCCGCCTCTCTGTCGCACGCCGATGCGCTCACCGTGATCAGCCGGACCAAGCGCAGCCCGTCGGCCGGCCGTCGCTGGCTCACCACTCGCGCGCAGGCCGACTTCACCTGCGACATCGTCGATGCGGCGTACTGCCAGAGCCTGGTCGACCGCTACGACGGGATCATCGACTGGCACGGCACGATCGTGCGCTGGGACGAGGTCCGCGCGTTCGAGACCATCACCACGGGCCAGACCGACCGCTACCTCAATGACGCGATCGAACGGCTCGAGACCCACCTCGGTCTCTTCCTCCACCGCTTCCTCGCCCGCGACGGCTTCCACATAGACATCGTCGTCGAGGACGTCCATACCCGGGAGGAACTCGACCACCGGAGCGTGGAGCACATCGACCCCTTCGGCTACCGGGTCCCGGGCCGCCCGGGCTATCCCCGTACGTACGTCGCGCCCGTCGAGGGCGCCGGCGACGTCGCTCTCACCGCGCACATATGGCCGCCCAAGTCCCCGCTGGTCGCCTACCGAGGCATCGGCCCGCTCGCCGAGCGCCAGGGCTTCTACCTCTACCGCAACGACCGGCTCGTCCAGGCCGGCGGCTGGAACGACACACGCAGCCCGGAGGGCCACCTCGCCCTCGCCAGGATCGCCGTGGATCTGCCGCCCGAGCCCAACGACGTGTTCTCCCTGACCGTCAAGAAGGACGGTGTCCAGGTCACCCCCGCGTTCGCCCGGGGCCTGGAAAGGGCAGTAACCCCCACCACTGGCCACACCTTCACCGAATACATCCGTGAGGCCGAGACGACCTATCGCGAGGCCGCCAAGCGACGCACCGAGGTCAAGCGCACGGCCGTCATCCCGCCCGGCAAAGGCATCGACCCGAAGCTGAAGCGGACGCTGCGGGACGAACTGCCCCAGCTGGAGGGCGACGACCCCATCACCTTCACCTGGGCCAGGCTCGACGTGCCGCCCGGCGCCGACTCCGCCGAACTCCTCTTCACCATCGACCACAAGGAGCGCCTGGTCGTCCTCAACAAGGACTACCGGCACGTCTTCAACTGCGGCAGGCGCGGGGGCTCCAACGACGCCCCGGTCCTCAAGAGCCTGCTCTATCTGATGCTCAACGAGATCTTCCAGAAGGAGCGGGTCTGGGCCAACCAGACCGACAAGGTCGCCCTGTGGAACAGCGTCCTCGTCACCGCGGTACGAGCCGAACTCGCCCGCACCGACGGTTAG